The sequence below is a genomic window from Sphingomonas jaspsi DSM 18422.
CGGTAACCTGTTCAATGCCGAGCGTGGCCATGAAACCCTCGAAATGTGCCTCTGTTGGTCTGTTGGCTAAGCGACATTCACTAAAACGGAGTTAACCACGCGCCGAATTGGCAGCACCGCCTGCCCCCGCTATGGCCTATTCCCATGTTCATCGGGTTCGTCGAAGCATTGCGCCGCGGGGGCATTCCCGCATCGCTGAAGGAGCATCTGCTGCTGCTCGAAGCGATGGATGCGGATGTGATCGGCACCGATGCCGAGCAATTCTACTATCTCGCCCGTAGCGTGTTCGTGCACGACGAGAGCCAGCTCGACCGCTTCGACCGCGTGTTCAGCGAAGTGTTCAGGGGCCTGATCTCACCCGCTGGCGAAGAGATTGCCGCCGAAATCCCCGAAGAATGGCTGAAACTGGTCGCCGAAGCCTATCTCACGCCCGAGCAGATGGCCGAGATCCAGAGCCTAGGCAGCTGGGAGGAAATCATGGAGACGCTGAAGAAGCGTCTCGAGGAACAGCAGGGCCGGCACGAGGGCGGCAACAAGTGGATCGGGACCGGCGGCACCTCCCCCTACGGCCATGGCGGCTACAATCCGGAGGGCATTCGCATCGGCGGACCGGGACGCCACGGCCGTGCGATCAAGGTGTGGGAGAAGCGCGAGTTCAAGGACCTCGACGGCGACAAGGAGCTTGGCACCCGCAACATCAAGGTGGCGCTGCGTCGACTGCGGCGCTTCGCCCGCGAAGGCGCGGCGGAAGAGCTCGACCTCGACGGCACGATCGACGGCACGGCGCGGCGCGGCTGGCTCGACGTCCGGATGCGCCCGGAGCGGCACAATGCGGTGAAGCTGTTGCTGTTCCTCGACATCGGCGGGTCGATGGACGGGCATGTGAAGGCGGCCGAAGAGCTGTTTTCCGCCTGTCGCAGCGAGTTCAAGCACCTCGAGCATTATTACTTCCACAATTGCATCTACGAAGGCGTGTGGAAGGACAATCGGTTGCGCCACCATGAACGCACGGCGACGTTCGACGTGCTCCACAAGTTCGATTCCAGCCACAAGCTGGTGATCGTCGGCGATGCGGCGATGAGTCCCTACGAGATCACCCACGCGGGGGGGTCGATCGAACATTGGAACCAGGAGGCGGGCGCCGTGTGGCTGAAGCGGCTGACCGACCAGTATCGCTCTGCCGCCTGGATCAACCCGACCGCCGAGGCTTATTGGGGCCACAGCGCGTCGACATCGATCCTCAAAAAGCTGATGAATGACCGCATGTATCCGCTGACGCTGGCCGGGCTTGAAGATGCGATGA
It includes:
- a CDS encoding vWA domain-containing protein encodes the protein MFIGFVEALRRGGIPASLKEHLLLLEAMDADVIGTDAEQFYYLARSVFVHDESQLDRFDRVFSEVFRGLISPAGEEIAAEIPEEWLKLVAEAYLTPEQMAEIQSLGSWEEIMETLKKRLEEQQGRHEGGNKWIGTGGTSPYGHGGYNPEGIRIGGPGRHGRAIKVWEKREFKDLDGDKELGTRNIKVALRRLRRFAREGAAEELDLDGTIDGTARRGWLDVRMRPERHNAVKLLLFLDIGGSMDGHVKAAEELFSACRSEFKHLEHYYFHNCIYEGVWKDNRLRHHERTATFDVLHKFDSSHKLVIVGDAAMSPYEITHAGGSIEHWNQEAGAVWLKRLTDQYRSAAWINPTAEAYWGHSASTSILKKLMNDRMYPLTLAGLEDAMKELSRKK